The Hippocampus zosterae strain Florida chromosome 20, ASM2543408v3, whole genome shotgun sequence nucleotide sequence cttactatacatggtcgatttcttcggccaaaaacgccttactatacatggtcgttttttcggctaaaaatgccttactatacatggtcgtttttttcggctaaaaacgccttactatacatggtcgtttttttcggctaaaaacgccttactatacatggccgtcttttttggctgtaaaaaacgccttactatacatggtcgtttttttcggctaaaaacgccttactatacatggccgtcttttttggctgtaaaaaacgccttactatacatggtcgtttttttcggctaaaaatgccttactatacatggttgattttttcggctaaaaacgccttactatacatggccgtcttttttggctgtaaaaaaagccttactatacatggtcgttttcttcggccaaaaacgccttaataaacgatcgttttttttcagtcgttttttccggctaaaaatgccttactatacatggtcgtttttttcggctaaaaacgccttactatacatggtcgatttcttcggccaaaaacgccttaataaacatgatcgtttttttcagtcgttttttccggctaaaaatgccttactatacgtggtcgttttttttcggctaaaaatgccttactatatatggtcgatttcttcggccaaaaacgccttactatacatggtcgtttttttcggctaaaaacgccttactatacatggtcgtttttttcggccaaaaacgccttactatacatggtcgtttttttcggctaaaaatgccttactatacatggttgattttttcggctaaaaacgccttactatacatggccgtcttttttggctgtaaaaaaagccttactatacatggtcgttttcttcggccaaaaacgccttaataaacatgatcgtttttttcagtcgttttttccggctaaaaatgccttactatacatggtcgtttttttcggctaaaaacgccttactatacatggtcgatttcttcggccaaaaacgccttaataaacatgatcgtttttttcagtcgttttttccggctaaaaatgccttactatacatggtcgtttttttcggccaaaaacgccttactatacatggtcgttttttcggctaaaaatgccttactatacatggtcgtttttttcggctaaaaacgccttactatacatggtcgtttttttcggctaaaaacgccttactatacatggtcgttttttttcggctaaaaaccccttactatacatggtctatACAGGGGGAAAGGACCAGTCTACCACTGCCTTCAAATAAATGTCCAAGTTTCTTACTCGCGCAATGCAGTCGCAATAAAAAGTCAGAGGATGTTTACGAaacctttttgttgtttatttttcacacaTTTAGAAAATGAAGCCCACTATACAAATGTCCTCCTGCGTGAGAGAAGCGGCAACATGCAGAAACCTTTGGATATGgctctctgattggctgaaggctTGCCATGAGAACAACGAGGCGTTCTTCTCCTTAAAACTCTGCGCCTATTTACAACGTGCGCCGATCGTGGGCGGAAGGGGCATGAGTTCCTTCATGACTGGCGGTCGAGCGCAGAGGTCAGAGTTCAGCCTCCAGTTGGCGGGCAGATGCTCAGCAGATTCGGTGTGGTTTGGCACACACGCGCAACATTTCCGCCACAGATCATGAGCCACACTTTGTTACTCACAGAAGGAAAAAGAACAAgaacacataaaaataaaactgaggCCATGTAGGGGGCGTGCGCGTGCCTGCGTCTGTATGCGTGTCGTGTTGATCTTGTGGTCTCAAGCCAGGTAGCTGTATGTGTCCTTCTCGCCGTCCACCCGCTCCAAATACTCCTTCTCGATCAGGATGTCGATGCATTTCTGTCCACAAGGGGGAGATGGCCGTCAGTGGGTTTCGCATTTACCGCCAGGACGTGACATGATGACGGGAAGCCGCGTGGGCGCCGGGCACCTTAATGACGGGCACGCGAGGTTTGAAGCGAGACGACAGCTGGTTGAGGACCTCGGCCAGCAGCTGCTGATGCTTCAGCACCTTGCGCATCTTCATGATGCGCACGATGGCCGCCTACGCGGAGACACGGCAACAAATTAACATCGATATGAAACcgcaaacacaagcaaaaatCCATGcacgtgcgtgcgcgcacacacacacaaagcaatcaAGACTATCGCACTCAAAAATGTACGCACACCCGCAAAAGACCCACCCAATCAAAGATACAAACATGTGCACACGTGAGCATTACAGCAAGATTGATTTGGATGTCAAATGTGATTGATTTCCTTCCCGACCAAGTTGGACAACGGGCGCGTGCGCGTACGCTGACCTGAATGAGGAGCTTGCGGTCCTCCTCGATGTTCTTGTGCGTGGTCTCTTGCTCTTGTTTCTGCTCCGTCTTCATGGGCACGTTGATGTTGACACGCAACTTTTtactacacacacagacacgcgcgCGTCAGCAAAGACGGCAGCGGCCGAGCACAAAGTGGGCGGGCGACGCGCTCTGACTTTTTGTATCCCAGGAAGAGTTTGATGACGGTGTCGGGTTTGAAGTCCACCTCGTCCACGTTAGCATTCTCGTCCTCCAGAACCTGATGGAAAGACGGGACGCGCGTGAGCCCGGCGCGAGAGTCCGGAGAGCCGACGCTCGACTCACCAGCAGTTTGGACTTCAACAAGATCTGTAGAACTTGAATGAGGATCTCCTGAAAGCAGGAAGAGGCTTGAAACAAATGAGGCATCACATTTTGCTtgacaatcaaacaaacaatgacacaaatgtcatcccccccccccccccccccccccgtgaacaGCCCAACGGGGCAAAAGTCTGCGATCGCACCGTTTTGATCTGCGTGCTGTCGGAGAGCTGCTGCACGCTGTAGCTGTCCTCCGTGTTGTACTGCAGCAGGATGGCCATCTGGAAGGTGGAGGCCTGCAGCGTGTACCTGGGGCAAAAAGGGGGGTTGTGAGTCTTGTTGGGACGgagaggggaggcgggggggggggggggggggggaacggagGACGCACCTGTTCTTGAAGCAATTGGCCACCAGCTCGCCTTTGGACAGGTGGTAAAGCCACGTCAACTTCCTGCCGCTGTGTCTGCTGGCGTAGAACGCCGTGAAGCGTTGGTAGCTTCTCTCCAGCTGAACAAAGGCACGCAACGCATCGCTCAGGAAGTCGGCAGGCCACTCGActgacgtgcgcgcgcacgtgtgctTGTTACCTCAGAGGGGAGCGCAAAGGTACACGACTGCTGGAAAGGCCACGAGCCGGAACTCAGAACCTGAATACTGAAGTCCACTGCAAACAACGACAGCAGCACTTTGGAGCAACAACTATTCGCTCGACAACGATTTGTAACGTGCGACTATTGTCAGATAAATCGCGCGCGCGATCGAGTGACTGACAATCGAGAGGTTCCGAGTTGGTGAGGTGTTTCTTGAACTGCTCGTTGAGGTCCTTGCTGACGCCGATGTCCTGGAACATCCTCTGAAGTTTGGACGTGTACTCGAAGCCGCACGCTTGCTGCAAAAGCGCAAAGACAAACATCGATGAAGGGGGTGGACAagatggccgccgccgccgcgcgcgCGCGAGCCGAGAGGTCTCAAGTCACCTTGAGTTTGGAAATCATGCTGGCCTCGGCGTCGTCGCTGGCGCTGTTCTGGTGGACCAAACGCTTGGCCAGCATCTTGGCGTAAAACTTCTGGAAGACGTCCTTGTCCTCGATGTACTTGAAGACGACCATCTGCGAGACGCGACGGGGCCAAAGGCGTCTTTGCAAAGGATGGTGAAGCGCGGCGCGGCGGTCGCGACGGCCTTACCACTTGGTTCAGCGTGTCCTCCAGCTCCGCCTCCTCAGGGTTcttggagctgaggagcaaaaCGACAACGAGGTGGGAAGGAAGCCGAGAAAACGGCAAACACGAGCGAGAGCGTCAAGAAAACCCGCCCGGGCGGCGGCGCGTCCGCCCACCTCTTCTTGAGCAGCGAGTCGCAATATCTGGCCAGCAGCTCGGGCGACTTGCTGGACGACTGCGCCATCCTGGTCACGGCGTTATTGTTGATGAAGCGGCCGCAtgcctgaggggggggggggggcgagaagcGTCACAAGGCGCCCGATCCGGGCGGAACCGCCGGCCGACCCCCGGCTGACCTTGTCCAGCGCCGCCACGAAGCCGGCGTCGTTGTTGAAGGCCGACATGACCAAGGCGTTGTACTTCTTGTGCACGTCCAGCGTGGTCTGCACGTACACTTTGGGGTCCTGGACACAACGAGGCACGGAGCAGAACAGGCGGCGTGAGCGCGGCGGCCTGCGCGCGGGGCCGACGTGCGCCGTCGTACGTTGAGCGCCGCCTCGCCGCACTTCTCGATGGCCGCCAGGCCCTGGTTGTGGATGTGAGTCTCCAGAAGCTTCTTCAGCTCTCCCAGGCCGTCCGTGATGCGGGACACCAGGTTGTACATGCGGCCCAAGTCTGACGCACACGCAAGAGCCATCGAGTAGATGACAACATATcgttctacccccccccccccccgcccccttcctcgCGGCTTACCTTCGTTCTTGTCAGCATCCAGAAGGTTCTGGAACTCGGTGTGAAAGATCTCCAGGTGCTTCTCGATGAGGACCTGCTCGCACTTCCTGGCCAGCTCGTCCTGCGT carries:
- the LOC127592793 gene encoding cullin-1 — protein: MSSNRTQNPHGLKPIGLDQIWDDLRAGIQQVYTRQSMAKSRYMELYTHVYNYCTSVHQSSQGRGSVPPSKPSKKSSTPGGAQFVGLELYKRLKEFLKNYLTSLLKDGEDLMDECVLKFYTQQWEDYRFSSKVLNGICAYLNRHWVRRECDEGRKGIYEIYSLALVTWRECLFRPLNKQVTNAVLKLIERERNGETINTRLISGVVQSYVELGLNEEDAFAKGPTLSVYKEYFECQFLTDTERFYTRESTEFLQQNPVTEYMKKAEARLLEEQRRVQVYLHESTQDELARKCEQVLIEKHLEIFHTEFQNLLDADKNEDLGRMYNLVSRITDGLGELKKLLETHIHNQGLAAIEKCGEAALNDPKVYVQTTLDVHKKYNALVMSAFNNDAGFVAALDKACGRFINNNAVTRMAQSSSKSPELLARYCDSLLKKSSKNPEEAELEDTLNQVMVVFKYIEDKDVFQKFYAKMLAKRLVHQNSASDDAEASMISKLKQACGFEYTSKLQRMFQDIGVSKDLNEQFKKHLTNSEPLDLDFSIQVLSSGSWPFQQSCTFALPSELERSYQRFTAFYASRHSGRKLTWLYHLSKGELVANCFKNRYTLQASTFQMAILLQYNTEDSYSVQQLSDSTQIKTEILIQVLQILLKSKLLVLEDENANVDEVDFKPDTVIKLFLGYKNKKLRVNINVPMKTEQKQEQETTHKNIEEDRKLLIQAAIVRIMKMRKVLKHQQLLAEVLNQLSSRFKPRVPVIKKCIDILIEKEYLERVDGEKDTYSYLA